The following are encoded in a window of Halosolutus halophilus genomic DNA:
- a CDS encoding NusA-like transcription termination signal-binding factor, producing MGVRLTDDARQYLALFEDVTGVSGTDCIVDDADGDGPNRLLIVVASDRMGDAIGPGGRTVQQFEDRVDAQVRLVEAADDPETFVANTLAPAAVYNVTISENDDTVAYVEVAEEDHGVAIGSNGRTIDAARTLADRHFGINDVQLI from the coding sequence ATGGGCGTCCGGCTTACCGACGACGCCCGCCAGTACCTCGCGCTGTTCGAGGACGTGACGGGAGTCAGCGGAACGGACTGCATCGTCGACGATGCGGACGGCGACGGCCCGAATCGACTCCTGATCGTCGTCGCGAGCGATCGGATGGGCGACGCGATCGGCCCCGGCGGCCGGACGGTCCAGCAGTTCGAAGACCGCGTCGACGCACAGGTCCGTCTCGTCGAGGCTGCCGACGATCCCGAGACCTTCGTCGCGAACACGCTCGCACCGGCGGCCGTCTACAACGTCACGATCAGCGAGAACGACGACACCGTCGCCTACGTCGAGGTGGCCGAGGAGGATCACGGCGTCGCGATCGGATCGAACGGCCGAACGATCGACGCTGCGCGCACGCTGGCCGATCGGCACTTCGGGATCAACGACGTGCAGTTGATCTGA
- a CDS encoding magnesium transporter: protein MAGSRGPRESLGTWNWKRIVRSQFPLLVVLSVIVLWAGITLEGAEELLERYAVLAIMVPTMVGTGGNLGAILSARLSTRLHLGTTTFDPRNRELWANVAAILALAATIFTALAIGAWLLGPVIGTPIGLSTLLVISLGSGLSLAVIAIVCSFLATYGSYRLGIDPDDTTIPIVTNVVDVFGMVIFIGISALVLGF, encoded by the coding sequence ATGGCCGGGTCCCGCGGCCCCCGGGAGTCGCTGGGGACGTGGAACTGGAAACGGATCGTTCGCAGCCAGTTTCCGCTGCTCGTGGTCCTCTCGGTCATCGTCCTCTGGGCGGGCATCACGCTCGAGGGGGCCGAGGAGTTGCTCGAACGGTACGCCGTCCTCGCCATCATGGTCCCGACGATGGTCGGGACGGGCGGGAATCTCGGCGCGATCCTGAGCGCCCGCCTCTCGACCCGCCTCCACCTGGGGACGACGACGTTCGACCCGCGGAACCGGGAACTGTGGGCCAACGTCGCCGCGATCCTGGCGCTCGCCGCGACCATCTTCACCGCCCTCGCGATCGGCGCGTGGCTGCTCGGACCGGTCATCGGGACGCCGATCGGCCTGTCGACGCTGCTCGTCATCTCGCTCGGCAGCGGTCTCTCGCTCGCCGTCATCGCGATCGTCTGCAGCTTTCTCGCGACCTACGGCTCCTATCGGCTGGGGATCGACCCCGACGACACGACGATCCCGATCGTCACGAACGTCGTCGACGTCTTCGGAATGGTCATCTTCATCGGCATCTCGGCACTCGTGCTCGGGTTTTGA
- a CDS encoding DUF5781 family protein, giving the protein MDVHVQGPGPTAPFLSARDRFETEHDLSLPVEVQLRDDPDERTWAGHYDDRHVLNISRQAASSAMAPELVLHEFAHMARYEQEHPSHTQSTEEALYLALAGKSVERRKLTHCYQIANHMKDIYADDITLSVGPGEKLLSFLESSLAAAVADRPGPPPRPGLERISPSADPEITAVNAAFALALAERHDLVGDGHRLYDIAHAASMDAPQVPFGEFKRRFRELARDPDTSSYRQVLVEATRSYVSGAEPAAD; this is encoded by the coding sequence ATGGATGTCCACGTTCAGGGACCGGGGCCGACCGCACCGTTTCTCAGCGCCCGGGACCGCTTCGAAACCGAACACGACCTCTCGCTCCCGGTCGAGGTCCAGTTGCGGGACGATCCCGACGAACGCACCTGGGCCGGCCACTACGACGATCGCCACGTCCTGAACATCTCGCGACAGGCCGCCTCCTCGGCGATGGCCCCGGAACTGGTACTCCACGAGTTCGCCCACATGGCCAGGTACGAACAGGAACACCCGTCCCACACCCAGTCGACCGAAGAGGCTCTCTATCTCGCGCTCGCAGGCAAATCCGTCGAACGGCGCAAACTCACCCACTGCTACCAGATCGCCAACCACATGAAAGACATCTACGCCGACGACATCACCCTCTCGGTGGGCCCCGGCGAGAAACTCCTCTCCTTTCTCGAATCGAGTCTCGCGGCAGCAGTCGCCGATCGGCCCGGTCCGCCGCCGCGACCGGGTCTCGAGCGGATCTCGCCGAGTGCCGATCCCGAGATCACGGCCGTGAACGCGGCGTTCGCGCTGGCACTCGCGGAGCGTCACGACCTCGTCGGCGACGGCCACCGACTGTACGACATCGCACACGCGGCATCGATGGACGCACCACAGGTCCCGTTCGGGGAGTTCAAACGCCGGTTCCGGGAACTCGCGCGCGATCCCGATACGAGTAGCTACCGGCAAGTGCTCGTCGAGGCGACCCGGTCCTACGTCAGCGGTGCGGAACCCGCGGCCGATTAG
- a CDS encoding DUF7504 family protein, protein MFSAKDRQQEPADDSFTEELSRLKRQGASVLVVGSVHPEHQRRSARRLLGHASDRVRRRVLVSTNSDGHHRSLVDEPFSSDPHRIVHYESQTRSAVAQESGGDGHTTPAIDDGNAATVETLVDLGIAISGAIESFETDVDGLEPSELRVGVDSLLPLLEDYSTEQVFKFVHLTSGRVKDVDGMVHYRLPVEPDTSVVPVLKPLFDVLVELRDRNGRPQERWSLPDTGHCSGWLTSPEA, encoded by the coding sequence ATGTTCTCGGCCAAGGACCGCCAGCAGGAGCCGGCCGACGATTCGTTTACCGAAGAGTTGTCACGGTTGAAACGGCAGGGCGCGAGCGTCCTCGTCGTCGGCTCCGTCCACCCCGAACATCAACGACGGTCCGCTCGACGCCTGCTGGGTCACGCGTCCGATCGGGTTCGTCGCCGCGTGCTGGTCTCGACGAACAGCGACGGCCACCACCGCTCGCTCGTCGACGAGCCATTCTCCTCGGACCCGCACCGGATCGTCCACTACGAGAGCCAGACGCGTAGCGCCGTCGCACAGGAATCGGGCGGCGACGGGCACACCACGCCGGCGATCGACGACGGTAACGCGGCCACCGTGGAAACGCTCGTCGACCTCGGCATCGCCATCTCGGGCGCGATCGAGAGCTTCGAAACCGACGTCGACGGACTCGAACCCAGCGAACTCCGGGTCGGCGTCGACTCGCTGCTCCCGCTGCTCGAGGACTACAGCACCGAACAGGTGTTCAAGTTCGTCCACCTGACCAGCGGACGCGTGAAAGACGTCGACGGAATGGTCCACTACCGGCTCCCCGTAGAGCCAGACACCAGCGTCGTCCCGGTTCTGAAACCGCTGTTCGACGTCCTGGTCGAACTCCGGGACCGGAACGGCCGTCCCCAGGAGCGATGGTCCCTTCCGGACACCGGCCACTGTTCCGGGTGGCTCACCTCGCCCGAGGCGTAA
- a CDS encoding HalX domain-containing protein, with protein sequence MLLESTVHLFVVDPDLSLGSPAADHCRMDMHITYANFDRSILEQIDEHYDLLVLDWGLDAPDARGVLDTVRQHAPDTRILALTTDVPATDPIDRGADEFLVEPVTDETLYRTIERLALQKTYEETMSEFYRLATERALLQTELESAVDAADQYQSVTRELDECRERAAAIRDELSSDEFDRALRQLLDD encoded by the coding sequence GTGTTGCTGGAATCTACTGTTCACCTCTTCGTCGTGGATCCCGACCTGTCTCTCGGGAGTCCGGCTGCAGATCACTGTCGGATGGACATGCACATCACCTACGCGAACTTCGACAGATCGATCCTCGAACAGATCGACGAACACTACGATCTACTCGTCCTCGACTGGGGTCTCGATGCACCGGACGCGCGCGGAGTACTGGATACGGTCCGACAGCACGCCCCCGACACTCGGATCCTCGCGCTCACCACTGACGTCCCGGCAACGGATCCGATCGATCGCGGTGCCGACGAGTTTCTCGTCGAACCCGTGACGGACGAAACGCTGTACAGGACGATCGAGCGACTGGCTCTGCAAAAGACATACGAGGAGACGATGAGCGAGTTCTATCGTCTGGCGACCGAACGTGCGTTGCTACAGACCGAACTGGAGTCGGCTGTCGACGCGGCTGATCAATATCAGTCCGTCACCCGGGAACTGGACGAGTGTCGCGAGCGTGCAGCAGCGATTCGCGACGAGTTGTCGAGCGACGAGTTCGATCGAGCGTTGCGGCAATTGCTCGACGACTGA
- a CDS encoding elongation factor EF-2, which produces MGRRKKIVQECERLMDEPENIRNIAIAAHVDHGKTTLSDNLLAGAGMISDETAGEQLAMDTEEDEQERGITIDAANVSMTHEYEGTNHLINLIDTPGHVDFGGDVTRAMRAVDGALVVVDAVEGAMPQTETVLRQALREGVKPTLFINKVDRLISELQEGPQEMQERLLSVIHDVNELIRGMTKERDDVDDWTVSVEDGTVGFGSALYKWGVSMPSMQRTGMDFGDIMELERSGKRQELHERTPLSDVVLDMVCEHFPNPVDAQPRRIPRIWRGDDESELAESMRLVDESGEVVLMVTDIAMDPHAGEVASGRVFSGTLEKGQELYVSGTAGKNRVQSVGIYMGGEREEVEAVPAGNIAAVTGLKDAIAGSTVSSVEMTPFESIEHISEPVITKAVEAQNMDDLPKLIETLRQVSKEDPTIQIEINEDTGEHLISGQGELHLEVITQRIEKNQGIPVNTGEPIVVYREQPQEPSDQVEGISPNRHNRFYISIEPMSDELVETIQLGEASMDMPEQERREALQEAGMDKDTSQNVEHMHGTNILIDDTKGIQHLNETMELVIEGLEEALDNGPLANEPVQGTLIRLHDARLHEDTIHRGPAQVIPATREAVHKALIDGKIKMLEPMQDVRIDVPNDHMGAASGEIQGRRGRVDDMYQEGDLMVVEGIAPVGEMIGFASDIRSATEGRASWNTENAGFEVMSDSLQREKIMEIRERKGMKLELPPSIDYI; this is translated from the coding sequence ATGGGCCGACGCAAGAAGATCGTCCAAGAGTGTGAACGGTTGATGGACGAACCGGAGAACATCCGGAACATCGCCATCGCCGCTCACGTCGACCACGGAAAAACGACACTTTCTGACAACCTCCTCGCCGGGGCCGGCATGATCTCCGACGAGACCGCCGGCGAGCAGCTGGCGATGGACACGGAGGAAGACGAACAGGAACGCGGGATCACGATCGACGCGGCGAACGTGTCGATGACCCACGAGTACGAGGGGACCAACCACCTCATCAACCTCATCGACACGCCGGGCCACGTCGACTTCGGTGGCGACGTGACCCGTGCGATGCGCGCCGTCGACGGCGCGCTCGTCGTCGTCGACGCCGTCGAAGGGGCGATGCCCCAGACCGAGACGGTGCTTCGCCAGGCGCTGCGTGAGGGCGTCAAGCCGACCCTGTTCATCAACAAGGTCGACCGCCTCATCTCGGAACTCCAGGAAGGGCCCCAGGAGATGCAGGAGCGCCTCCTCTCGGTCATCCACGACGTCAACGAACTCATTCGCGGGATGACCAAGGAACGAGACGACGTCGACGACTGGACTGTCTCCGTCGAGGACGGGACCGTCGGCTTCGGTTCCGCACTGTACAAGTGGGGCGTCTCGATGCCGTCGATGCAACGCACCGGCATGGACTTCGGCGACATCATGGAACTCGAGCGGTCGGGCAAGCGCCAGGAACTCCACGAGCGCACGCCGCTGTCGGACGTCGTGCTCGACATGGTCTGTGAGCACTTCCCGAACCCCGTCGACGCCCAGCCCCGTCGTATTCCGCGGATCTGGCGCGGTGACGACGAGTCCGAACTCGCCGAGTCGATGCGTCTGGTCGACGAGTCCGGGGAGGTCGTCCTGATGGTCACCGACATCGCGATGGACCCCCACGCGGGCGAAGTCGCCTCCGGTCGCGTCTTCTCGGGTACCCTCGAGAAGGGCCAGGAACTCTACGTTTCCGGGACCGCGGGCAAGAACCGCGTCCAGTCCGTCGGCATCTACATGGGTGGCGAGCGCGAGGAAGTCGAAGCAGTTCCAGCGGGGAACATCGCCGCCGTCACCGGCCTCAAGGACGCCATCGCCGGCTCGACGGTGTCGAGCGTCGAGATGACCCCCTTCGAGTCGATCGAACACATCTCCGAGCCGGTCATCACGAAGGCCGTCGAGGCCCAGAACATGGACGATCTGCCGAAGCTCATCGAGACGCTGCGACAAGTGTCCAAGGAGGACCCCACGATCCAGATCGAGATCAACGAGGACACCGGCGAGCACCTGATCTCCGGACAGGGTGAACTCCACCTCGAGGTCATCACCCAGCGTATCGAGAAGAATCAGGGCATTCCGGTCAACACCGGCGAACCGATCGTCGTCTACCGCGAGCAGCCCCAGGAACCGAGCGATCAGGTCGAGGGCATCTCGCCCAACCGCCACAACCGCTTCTACATCTCCATCGAGCCGATGTCGGACGAACTCGTCGAGACGATCCAGCTCGGCGAGGCGTCGATGGACATGCCCGAGCAGGAGCGCCGCGAGGCCCTGCAGGAGGCCGGCATGGACAAGGATACGTCCCAGAACGTCGAGCACATGCACGGGACGAACATCCTCATCGACGACACGAAGGGGATCCAGCACTTGAACGAGACGATGGAACTCGTCATCGAGGGGCTCGAGGAAGCGCTCGACAACGGCCCGCTCGCCAACGAGCCGGTCCAGGGGACGCTCATCCGCCTGCACGACGCCCGACTGCACGAGGACACCATCCACCGCGGTCCGGCACAGGTCATCCCCGCCACGCGTGAAGCCGTCCACAAGGCCCTGATCGACGGCAAGATCAAGATGCTCGAGCCGATGCAGGACGTCCGCATCGACGTGCCAAACGACCACATGGGTGCCGCCTCCGGCGAGATCCAGGGTCGTCGTGGCCGCGTCGACGACATGTACCAGGAAGGAGACCTCATGGTCGTCGAGGGTATCGCGCCCGTCGGCGAGATGATCGGCTTCGCGAGCGACATCCGCTCCGCGACCGAGGGTCGTGCCTCCTGGAACACCGAGAACGCCGGCTTCGAGGTCATGTCCGACTCGCTCCAGCGCGAGAAGATCATGGAGATCCGCGAGCGCAAGGGCATGAAGCTCGAACTGCCGCCGTCGATCGACTACATCTAA
- a CDS encoding magnesium transporter gives MGVRSDFWSIYREALPVLVIALGGGLFSGLVLEGIVESVARFPGLLVMVPVFLATRGNVYAALGGRISSGLHQGLLEPRFEWNDRLVNAVVASFVNAIGISIVIGVITWLALLVLGWEVAALYELVGIMVIAGVLTSVVLIFGLLALIFAGYTSGYDPDNLVGPIVTTLGDIFGMLFMLFSIRLVEVIV, from the coding sequence ATGGGTGTCCGGAGCGACTTCTGGTCGATCTATCGCGAAGCGCTCCCCGTTCTCGTGATCGCGCTCGGCGGCGGTCTCTTCTCCGGCCTCGTTCTCGAGGGCATCGTCGAAAGCGTCGCGCGCTTTCCGGGCCTGCTCGTGATGGTGCCGGTCTTTCTCGCGACTCGCGGGAACGTCTACGCCGCGCTCGGCGGGCGGATCTCCAGCGGACTCCACCAGGGGCTGCTCGAGCCGCGATTCGAGTGGAACGATCGACTCGTCAACGCGGTCGTCGCCTCGTTCGTCAACGCGATCGGGATCTCGATCGTCATCGGCGTCATCACGTGGCTCGCGTTGCTGGTGCTGGGCTGGGAGGTAGCCGCCCTGTACGAACTCGTCGGTATCATGGTGATCGCCGGCGTGTTGACCTCGGTCGTGCTGATCTTCGGACTGCTCGCGTTGATCTTCGCCGGCTACACGTCCGGCTACGATCCCGACAACCTCGTCGGCCCGATCGTCACCACGCTCGGGGACATCTTCGGAATGCTGTTCATGCTGTTCTCGATCAGGCTGGTCGAGGTGATCGTCTGA
- a CDS encoding 30S ribosomal protein S7, which yields MAAEDQPDPDAPAGGADVSAKLFGTWEIGEIEYGDPSTERYITVTPIAHTAGRHASKQFKKSQVSIVERFINRLMQTEENTGKKQQSLNHVREAFELVNERTEENPIQVLVTAVENAAPREETVRLKYGGISVPKAVDVAPQRRVDQALKFLAEGVYNDSFKTATPAAEAIANQLVGAANYDVQTYAISQKEEKERVAAAAR from the coding sequence ATGGCTGCAGAAGACCAACCGGATCCTGACGCCCCGGCAGGCGGTGCCGACGTCTCCGCGAAGCTGTTCGGTACGTGGGAGATCGGCGAGATCGAGTACGGCGACCCCTCCACCGAACGCTACATCACGGTGACGCCGATCGCCCACACCGCGGGCCGCCACGCCAGCAAGCAGTTCAAGAAGTCCCAGGTCTCGATCGTCGAGCGGTTCATCAATCGCTTAATGCAGACCGAAGAGAACACGGGCAAGAAACAGCAGTCGCTCAACCACGTCCGCGAGGCGTTCGAACTCGTCAACGAGCGCACCGAGGAGAACCCTATCCAGGTGCTCGTGACCGCCGTCGAGAACGCCGCCCCGCGCGAGGAGACCGTCCGCCTGAAGTACGGTGGCATCTCGGTCCCCAAGGCCGTCGACGTCGCTCCCCAGCGACGGGTCGACCAGGCCCTGAAGTTCCTCGCCGAAGGCGTCTACAACGACTCGTTCAAGACTGCGACGCCCGCTGCAGAAGCGATCGCCAACCAGCTCGTCGGTGCCGCCAACTACGACGTCCAGACGTACGCGATCAGCCAGAAAGAAGAGAAAGAGCGCGTTGCGGCGGCTGCACGCTAA
- a CDS encoding 30S ribosomal protein S12 — translation MANGKYAARKLKKDRQEQRWSDSDYARRARGLREKSDPLEGAPQGRGIVLEKVGIEAKQPNSAIRKCVRVQLIKNGKQVTAFCPGDGAISFIDEHDEVTIAGIGGAKGRAMGDLSGVNYKVDKVNGVALKELVRGNAEKPVR, via the coding sequence ATGGCAAACGGCAAATACGCCGCGCGCAAGCTCAAGAAGGACCGCCAGGAGCAGCGGTGGTCCGACTCGGACTACGCGCGCCGCGCCCGCGGACTTCGCGAGAAGTCCGACCCCCTCGAGGGCGCTCCGCAGGGCCGAGGTATCGTACTCGAAAAGGTCGGCATCGAAGCCAAACAGCCCAACTCGGCGATCCGGAAGTGCGTCCGGGTGCAGCTGATCAAGAACGGGAAGCAGGTCACCGCGTTCTGTCCTGGTGACGGTGCGATCTCGTTCATCGACGAGCACGACGAAGTCACCATCGCCGGAATCGGCGGGGCGAAGGGACGTGCGATGGGCGACCTCTCCGGCGTCAACTACAAGGTCGACAAGGTCAACGGCGTCGCGCTCAAGGAACTGGTCCGCGGGAACGCAGAGAAACCGGTGCGATAA
- the serS gene encoding serine--tRNA ligase produces MIDRTYLREHPDEVRDALENRGTDVDLDELLDLDERWRGLKARGDELRHERNQITERIGKLVAEGKDDEREEAIDRSKELKSEIEEIETEAADCKDELDRRMLEVPQIPHESVPLGVDERHNVEDRRWGFDDLRDLPDAVTPHYDLGEELDVIDEGRGAKTTGAGFYFLKGDGARLEHALIQFMMDVHREQGYVDLFPPVPVKSEAMRGTGQFPKFTDDAYRLGGSNEEDYEDDDLWLCPTAEVPVTNMYADDILLTDDLPLKHQAYTPNFRREAGEHGTETRGIVRVHQFNKVELVNFVEPEESYDRLEGLLDEAEEVLRQLDLPYRILELCTGDLTFASAKTYDIEVWAPGDDMEDGPEEGGRWLEVSSASNFEDFQARRAGLRYRPERHESAEYLHTLNASGLALPRVMVAILEYYQNEDGTVTIPEALRPYMDGQEVIEGHEKVGEAALGAGDRE; encoded by the coding sequence ATGATCGATCGGACCTACCTCCGCGAGCATCCCGACGAGGTACGCGACGCCCTCGAGAACCGGGGCACCGACGTCGACCTCGACGAACTACTCGATCTCGACGAACGCTGGCGGGGACTGAAGGCCCGCGGCGACGAACTGCGCCACGAACGCAACCAGATCACCGAACGGATCGGGAAACTGGTCGCCGAAGGGAAAGACGACGAACGAGAGGAGGCGATCGACCGATCGAAGGAACTCAAATCGGAGATCGAGGAGATCGAGACCGAGGCCGCCGATTGCAAGGACGAACTCGATCGGCGCATGCTCGAGGTGCCCCAGATACCCCACGAGAGCGTCCCGCTTGGGGTCGACGAGCGCCACAACGTCGAGGATCGGCGCTGGGGATTCGACGACCTGCGCGACCTGCCCGACGCCGTGACGCCCCACTACGACCTCGGCGAGGAACTGGACGTCATCGACGAGGGACGCGGGGCGAAGACGACCGGCGCCGGCTTCTACTTCCTCAAGGGCGACGGGGCCCGCCTCGAGCACGCCCTGATCCAGTTCATGATGGACGTCCACCGCGAACAGGGCTACGTCGACCTCTTCCCGCCGGTACCGGTCAAGAGCGAGGCCATGCGCGGCACCGGCCAGTTCCCCAAGTTCACCGACGACGCCTACCGGCTCGGCGGCAGCAACGAGGAGGACTACGAGGACGACGACCTCTGGCTCTGTCCCACCGCGGAGGTGCCCGTCACCAACATGTACGCCGACGACATCCTCCTCACGGACGACCTCCCGCTGAAACACCAGGCCTACACCCCCAACTTCCGGCGCGAGGCCGGCGAGCACGGCACCGAGACGCGGGGGATCGTCCGCGTCCACCAGTTCAACAAGGTCGAACTCGTCAACTTCGTCGAACCCGAAGAGAGCTACGACCGCCTCGAAGGGCTGCTCGACGAGGCCGAAGAGGTCCTCCGGCAACTCGATCTCCCCTACCGGATCCTCGAACTCTGTACCGGAGATTTGACCTTCGCGAGCGCGAAGACCTACGACATCGAGGTCTGGGCTCCCGGCGACGACATGGAGGACGGCCCGGAGGAAGGCGGCCGCTGGCTCGAGGTCTCGTCGGCCTCGAACTTCGAGGACTTCCAGGCCCGCCGCGCCGGCCTGCGCTACCGTCCCGAGCGCCACGAATCGGCCGAGTACCTCCACACCCTGAACGCCTCGGGGCTCGCGCTGCCGCGCGTGATGGTCGCGATCCTCGAGTACTACCAGAACGAGGACGGCACCGTCACGATCCCCGAGGCCCTCCGGCCGTACATGGACGGCCAGGAGGTCATCGAGGGCCACGAGAAGGTCGGCGAGGCCGCGCTCGGTGCGGGCGATCGGGAGTAA
- a CDS encoding MaoC family dehydratase: MTRYYEDVEIGETIDCGSYEISKDEIIEFAEKYDPQPFHLDEDAAKDSFLGGLVASGWQTACLCMRQNVKHMDDRQFAGARGVDDLRWIQPLRPGDTLSVETEVVGKEPNETYPSIGNVTMETIGHNQRDEPVISYCALGMMERRDSAE; this comes from the coding sequence ATGACCCGCTACTACGAGGACGTCGAGATCGGAGAGACGATCGACTGCGGGAGCTACGAGATCTCGAAGGACGAAATCATCGAGTTCGCGGAGAAGTACGACCCGCAGCCGTTTCACCTGGACGAAGACGCCGCGAAGGACTCCTTCCTGGGCGGACTGGTCGCCAGCGGCTGGCAGACCGCCTGCCTGTGTATGCGCCAGAACGTAAAGCACATGGACGATCGCCAGTTCGCGGGCGCACGCGGCGTCGACGACCTCCGGTGGATTCAGCCGCTCCGGCCGGGCGACACGCTCTCGGTCGAGACCGAGGTCGTCGGGAAAGAACCAAACGAGACGTATCCGTCGATCGGAAACGTGACGATGGAGACGATCGGACACAATCAGCGCGACGAACCGGTCATCTCCTACTGCGCGCTGGGGATGATGGAGCGGCGGGACTCGGCCGAGTGA
- a CDS encoding potassium channel family protein, which yields MDPLEGEASVPIEYEPVNVKDVLVEMKDTAELLIDLSYSAVLHSSEDIATEVLRLEEQMNVLEMRARMGLMMATRSPDDAERLAPVLGIVAAADAISDAAGDIAKVVLEDIGLPEAMRAALPDAVETLVRGVVDADSLYADRTLQDIDLESETGVRVIALRRGDDWLLNPGPTTTIRPDDAALLRGPDVAIGDVFETLTGAAYEPPTAAASDIEDLERAVDTIVHMKNLSELAVDLAYSAVLFDSEALAEEVRNLEVEVDALESRFEAWTLRAAGDTSDPVALRGLIHLGNSTEVISDAAVDISEGVLRNIEVHPVVGMAVEESDEIITHVTVEAGSDLDGTPIVDGLPDTETTMSVIAIRRPGEGWLLVGDADAEVQGGDVLISKGTRTAAAAFEELARA from the coding sequence ATGGATCCGCTCGAGGGCGAGGCGTCGGTACCGATCGAGTACGAGCCCGTCAACGTCAAGGACGTGCTCGTCGAGATGAAGGACACGGCGGAGCTGTTGATCGACCTCTCCTATTCGGCCGTCCTCCACTCGAGCGAGGACATCGCGACGGAGGTCCTGCGCCTCGAAGAGCAGATGAACGTCCTCGAGATGCGGGCGCGAATGGGGCTGATGATGGCGACGCGAAGCCCGGACGACGCCGAGCGGCTCGCGCCGGTGCTCGGGATCGTCGCCGCCGCCGACGCGATCAGCGACGCCGCCGGCGACATCGCGAAGGTCGTCCTCGAGGACATCGGTCTCCCGGAGGCGATGCGGGCGGCACTACCCGACGCCGTGGAGACGCTCGTCCGCGGGGTCGTCGACGCCGACTCGCTGTACGCCGATCGGACGCTCCAAGACATCGACCTCGAATCGGAGACGGGGGTACGCGTGATCGCACTCCGGAGGGGTGACGACTGGCTGTTGAACCCCGGGCCGACGACCACCATCAGGCCCGACGATGCGGCGCTGCTGCGGGGACCGGACGTCGCGATCGGCGACGTCTTCGAGACGCTGACCGGGGCGGCCTACGAGCCCCCGACCGCGGCGGCCTCGGACATCGAGGACTTAGAGCGCGCGGTGGACACGATCGTCCACATGAAGAACCTCTCCGAACTGGCGGTCGACCTGGCCTACAGCGCCGTCCTGTTCGACAGCGAGGCCCTGGCCGAGGAGGTCCGGAACCTCGAGGTCGAGGTCGACGCGCTCGAATCGCGGTTCGAGGCCTGGACGCTCCGGGCGGCCGGGGACACGTCGGACCCGGTAGCCCTCCGCGGATTGATTCACCTGGGCAACTCGACGGAGGTCATCAGTGACGCGGCGGTCGACATCAGCGAGGGAGTCCTCCGGAACATCGAGGTCCACCCCGTCGTCGGGATGGCCGTCGAGGAGAGCGACGAGATCATCACGCACGTTACGGTCGAGGCCGGCAGCGACCTCGACGGCACGCCGATCGTCGACGGCCTGCCGGACACCGAGACGACGATGTCGGTGATCGCCATCCGCCGGCCCGGCGAGGGGTGGCTGCTGGTCGGCGACGCGGACGCCGAGGTACAGGGCGGCGACGTACTCATATCGAAGGGGACCCGGACGGCAGCGGCGGCGTTCGAGGAACTGGCCCGGGCCTGA
- a CDS encoding DUF7503 family protein encodes MIGVLFTITVLLSNTGTVAASNSAYFGP; translated from the coding sequence ATGATCGGCGTCCTGTTCACGATTACGGTGCTCCTGTCGAATACGGGTACCGTTGCAGCGTCGAACAGTGCTTATTTCGGCCCTTGA